Proteins encoded together in one Oncorhynchus nerka isolate Pitt River linkage group LG19, Oner_Uvic_2.0, whole genome shotgun sequence window:
- the LOC115146833 gene encoding uncharacterized protein LOC115146833, translating to MAQKRQSDEPLDRAPKRSPVSNSMDSNPTNIAHELNARSPGFVPPDLPQIDNTDNGQAQNLPSLPFTAGENDAHSSTNDTQQTDPLGALNAYLERLQQGDDGIDRSIRVIHRAKFNTTEIRQRLDMSRDDVNDYAVFYAMILEAIDGLSKKMTELASANDVRLLQLEGDFVFPVSARLPNGEVELNTFLSLIEQVVQSNQEILTDDTLELVVQIVHNLEGGAGPRRKVTAILDSELIKKKRMHLIVLTNKDNNLCFATCVVMLLDPGLTTSDAEQKGRDLQTSVGLSELTKVSLSDINKFEKELGVKIVVFYRERSDIKHFKTHFKKTHAKTVFLYLHDDHYYGIKNPKGFLGVSYFCNFCYSGYSKKNDHKCENCCNVCHHAKCPDQPKKTIRCTECLRFCRSKFCHTQHKVRHLNEASGKMFSTCDVTKYCSQCNRCYTINVANPKEHECGANRCHCCKAAKMEAEGHQCFIQKLEPEEPSEKYIFYDFETRQDTDEHVPNFVCCMDFHGETWTAEGEHCVKAFYKKYRTNKYKDYTFIAHNSKGYDGYFLMNYLVDNMITPKITAQGSKLLCIIDKDFGQRYIDSLSFLSMKLSDMPEAMGFENDKKGYFPHWFNTQQNQNYIGKYPSPELYGDRTMMKKERENFLQWHKSKSESNSEFDFKKEMAEYCKNDVIILRKACLRFREEVLSTTKVDPLQCVTLASLCMKIYRTKFLPEKTIAIPPLDNYIQSQKTFSTPSIQWLEYLSHKEKRSIKHALNDGEKRMGKYSLDGFSEDDDGAIAYEYAGCYFHGCPDCYDYDAFCKQTKMTFGVMHQRFQDKISSLQKDHNLNVKVMWEHEWNVLKKTDPEVQTFLKTFEMPEPMEPRDAFFGGRTNALHLHYKVQPGETIQYYDFTSLYPFVNKAKAYPIGHPNIIARDFEPLDKYFGFVKAKVYPPKGLYLPVLPYRAAGKLMFPLCRICSESENQETECTHSDEERALTGVWCTVEMAKAIEKGYKVAKLIEVWHFPKKSESLFAEYVKTFLKDKQEASGWPHSAADEVSKEAYLQRYEETEGIKLNREKIVVNKAMRKIAKLFLNSLWGKFGQRANQMNTTLMKDLQELLNCVFSPEIDVSNISFLNDDVVMVNWKYIEKRHSSPGPVNVFIAAFTTAYARLELYDLMEKLQKRTLYHDTDSVIFVSRPGDWMPELNEFLGGLTSELDPGDHIVEFVSGGPKTYGYETHNGKKCMKVKGITLHHSNAALVHLESLIGLVNDFLKDRDNSDEILTQNTQIVRDKRRFTLKNRSAPKRFRIVYNKRRLFPDYSTLPYGY from the coding sequence ATGGCTCAGAAAAGACAGAGTGATGAGCCATTGGACAGAGCCCCCAAAAGGTCACCAGTTTCTAATTCAATGGACTCAAACCCTACCAATATAGCTCATGAACTGAATGCCAGATCCCCTGGTTTTGTTCCCCCAGACCTCCCCCAAATTGACAACACAGATAATGGGCAGGCTCAGAACCTGCCTTCACTGCCTTTTACAGCAGGTGAAAATGATGCCCATTCATCCACTAATGATACTCAGCAAACGGATCCTCTTGGTGCGTTGAATGCGTATTTAGAGAGACTTCAGCAAGGTGACGATGGCATAGACAGATCCATAAGAGTGATTCATAGAGCAAAGTTCAACACAACTGAAATTAGACAGCGGCTGGACATGAGTCGGGATGATGTGAACGACTATGCCGTCTTCTATGCTATGATTTTAGAGGCAATAGATGGACTTTCAAAGAAAATGACAGAACTGGCCAGTGCTAATGATGTAAGACTGTTACAGTTGGAGGGTGACTTTGTGTTCCCAGTCTCAGCCCGTTTGCCAAATGGAGAAGTGGAACTTAACACATTTCTTTCGTTAATCGAGCAGGTGGTCCAAAGTAACCAAGAAATATTGACTGATGACACCCTAGAGCTTGTTGTTCAAATCGTGCACAATCTCGAGGGTGGTGCTGGTCCACGTAGAAAGGTGACAGCTATCTTGGATAGTGAGCTAATTAAGAAAAAGCGTATGCACCTCATTGTACTCACTAACAAAGACAACAACCTTTGCTTTGCCACTTGTGTAGTTATGCTTTTAGACCCAGGATTGACTACGAGTGACGCTGAGCAGAAAGGCAGAGATCTGCAGACTTCAGTTGGGTTATCTGAGCTCACTAAGGTTTCTTTATCAGACATTAACAAATTTGAGAAGGAATTGGGTGTTAAAATAGTGGTATTTTATCGTGAACGGTCAGATATAAAACACTTTAAAACACATTTTAAGAAAACTCATGCCAAAACAGTGTTTCTTTACCTGCACGATGACCATTACTATGGTATCAAAAACCCAAAGGGGTTTCTGGGAGTTAGCTATTTTTGCAACTTTTGCTATTCTGGCTATAGCAAAAAGAATGACCACAAGTGTGAGAATTGCTGCAATGTCTGTCATCATGCTAAGTGCCCAGATCAGCCAAAGAAGACCATCCGGTGTACAGAATGTTTGCGTTTCTGTCGATCTAAATTCTGCCATACACAGCACAAAGTCCGTCATTTGAATGAAGCCTCTGGTAAAATGTTTTCCACGTGTGATGTAACCAAATACTGTTCCCAGTGTAACAGATGTTACACTATTAATGTGGCCAATCCGAAGGAGCACGAATGTGGAGCTAATCGATGCCACTGCTGTAAAGCTGCAAAAATGGAAGCAGAAGGCCATCAGTGTTTCATTCAAAAACTTGAACCCGAGGAGCCTAGTGAGAAGTACATCTTCTATGACTTTGagacaagacaagacacagaTGAGCACGTTCCCAACTTTGTGTGCTGTATGGATTTCCATGGAGAAACCTGGACTGCAGAGGGAGAGCACTGTGTTAAAGCCTTTTACAAAAAATACAGAACAAACAAGTACAAGGACTATACATTCATAGCCCACAACTCAAAGGGATATGATGGGTATTTTTTGATGAACTATCTAGTTGACAACATGATTACACCAAAAATCACAGCACAAGGCAGCAAGCTTTTATGCATTATTGACAAAGACTTTGGACAAAGATACATTGATAGTCTCAGTTTTTTATCAATGAAGCTGAGTGACATGCCAGAGGCAATGGGCTTTGAAAATGACAAGAAGGGATATTTTCCACATTGGTTTAACACACAGCAAAACCAGAATTACATTGGCAAGTACCCCTCCCCTGAATTATATGGTGACAGAACCATgatgaagaaagagagggaaaactTTCTGCAGTGGCACAAATCAAAATCTGAATCAAACTCTGAGTTCGACTTCAAGAAGGAGATGGCAGAATATTGTAAGAATGATGTGATCATTCTGCGGAAAGCATGCTTACGGTTTAGGGAAGAGGTCCTTAGCACTACAAAGGTTGACCCACTGCAATGTGTGACTCTTGCATCCCTGTGCATGAAAATCTACCGCACAAAATTCTTACCCGAAAAAACCATTGCCATTCCTCCATTAGACAATTACATCCAAAGTCAGAAGACTTTTTCTACTCCATCTATTCAATGGTTGGAATATTTGTCTCACAAGGAAAAACGATCCATAAAGCATGCTCTGAACGATGGAGAAAAACGGATGGGCAAGTACTCGTTGGATGGTTTCtcagaggatgatgatggtgccATAGCCTATGAGTACGCTGGCTGCTATTTTCATGGTTGCCCAGACTGTTATGACTATGATGCTTTTTGTAAGCAGACCAAAATGACCTTTGGTGTCATGCATCAGCGTTTCCAGGACAAAATCAGCTCGTTGCAAAAGGACCACAATTTGAATGTGAAGGTGATGTGGGAGCATGAGTGGAATGTTCTCAAAAAGACAGATCCAGAGGTCCAGACTTTCTTGAAAACATTTGAAATGCCTGAGCCCATGGAACCCAGAGATGCCTTTTTTGGGGGTAGGACGAACGCACTTCACCTGCATTACAAAGTGCAACCAGGGGAGACAATCCAATACTATGATTTCACGTCACTTTATCCCTTTGTAAATAAGGCAAAGGCTTACCCCATCGGACACCCTAACATAATTGCACGTGACTTTGAGCCACTAGACAAATACTTTGGTTTTGTCAAAGCCAAAGTATACCCCCCAAAGGGTCTGTATCTCCCTGTGCTACCATATCGTGCTGCTGGCAAGCTCATGTTTCCACTCTGCAGAATCTGCTCTGAGTCAGAGAATCAAGAGACTGAGTGTACTCACTCAGATGAGGAAAGGGCTCTAACTGGAGTATGGTGTACTGTTGAAATGGCCAAAGCCATTGAAAAGGGGTACAAAGTTGCCAAACTGATTGAAGTGTGGCATTTCCCCAAAAAGTCTGAATCTCTCTTCGCTGAGTATGTCAAGACCTTTCTAAAAGACAAACAAGAGGCCAGTGGGTGGCCTCATAGTGCAGCTGATGAAGTTAGCAAAGAAGCGTACCTTCAGAGATATGAGGAAACGGAAGGTATTAAGCTGAACCGTGAAAAAATTGTTGTCAACAAGGCCATGAGAAAAATTGCTAAGCTTTTTCTGAACAGTCTTTGGGGAAAGTTTGGCCAAAGAGCAAATCAAATGAACACAACTTTGATGAAAGATTTGCAAGAACTTCTGAACTGTGTGTTCTCTCCTGAGATAGATGTTTCTAATATCTCTTTCTTGAATGATGATGTTGTCATGGTGAATTGGAAGTACATTGAGAAGCGCCACAGTTCTCCTGGTCCTGTTAATGTTTTCATTGCCGCTTTCACAACTGCCTATGCTAGACTGGAGCTCTACGACCTCATGGAAAAACTGCAGAAACGAACACTGTACCATGACACAGACAGTGTCATATTTGTGAGTAGGCCTGGAGATTGGATGCCAGAGCTAAATGAGTTCTTGGGGGGTCTGACGAGCGAGTTAGATCCAGGTGATCACATTGTGGAGTTTGTATCGGGTGGACCAAAGACATATGGATACGAAACACACAATGGAAAGAAATGCATGAAAGTTAAGGGAATCACGTTACATCATTCCAATGCAGCTTTAGTACATCTGGAGTCTCTCATAGGATTGGTTAATGACTTTCTTAAAGACAGGGACAATTCAGATGAGATATTGACACAGAATACCCAGATTGTCAGGGACAAGAGGAGATTCACTTTAAAAAACCGATCCGCCCCAAAACGATTTAGAATCGTGTATAACAAGCGGAGGCTTTTCCCAGACTACAGTACACTGCCTTATGGGTACTAG